From Endozoicomonas sp. 8E, the proteins below share one genomic window:
- a CDS encoding flagellar hook assembly protein FlgD, with translation MTGINSVSSGSSVNAVNNDSRTLQVNQDQFIELFIAQLNNQDPLAPMDTNQMLTQLSQISSVESLNSIDDRIGGLTSSLQQSQSLGAAGLVGKEVWVDSNSLSVEEKGQYSGRTELQVNASDVLIRVYTADGSLVQSKSLGQQSAGIIPFTLDDLAPGQYTVTATGVNGNEAYSGKLSMKSTVTGINMTSSGSELRLEGMGSVPLSSISTIGK, from the coding sequence ATGACAGGCATTAATTCGGTTTCATCTGGCAGCAGCGTTAACGCTGTGAACAATGACAGCAGAACGCTACAGGTCAATCAGGATCAGTTTATCGAACTGTTCATTGCACAATTGAACAACCAGGACCCGCTGGCGCCGATGGACACCAACCAGATGCTGACACAGCTTTCCCAAATATCCTCTGTTGAAAGCCTCAACTCTATTGATGATCGAATTGGTGGTCTGACCAGTTCGCTTCAGCAGTCCCAGTCTCTGGGGGCTGCCGGACTGGTTGGCAAAGAAGTCTGGGTTGATTCCAATAGCCTGTCGGTAGAAGAAAAAGGTCAATACAGCGGGCGAACCGAGCTGCAGGTCAATGCTTCGGACGTTCTTATCAGGGTTTATACGGCCGATGGTAGCCTGGTTCAGTCCAAATCACTGGGACAGCAGTCGGCAGGCATTATTCCATTCACTCTGGATGATCTTGCTCCCGGGCAATACACAGTCACTGCGACCGGAGTCAACGGTAATGAAGCCTACAGCGGTAAGCTGTCTATGAAATCTACAGTGACTGGTATCAATATGACCAGTTCCGGAAGTGAATTAAGGCTTGAAGGCATGGGATCTGTGCCACTGTCTTCTATCTCAACAATTGGCAAATAA
- a CDS encoding SufS family cysteine desulfurase, whose protein sequence is MNLKKQFPILEQRAHGHPLVYLDNAATTQKPFPVIEAIDRFYREANANVHRASHYLSARSTHAFEDAREEVKHFLNAASSDEIIWTRGATEALNLVAQSWGRSQLQPGDEILLSAMEHHANIVPWQLVAEQTGAVIKVISVTRQGELDSNSFREQLTDRTRILVITHVSNAIGTVNPLQTLIPEAKARGALVLVDGAQAVAHSCIDVQKLNCDFYVFSGHKVFGPTGIGVLYGRKALLEDMPPWQAGGEMIRKVSFSGTSFNDLPFKFEAGTPNVSGVIGLGEAIRFMRSLDMREVAEHEDRLRRKTEAGLRNIPGVTLVGEAREKVSVVSFVVEGFHNQDIGLLLDQQGIAVRTGHHCTMPLMEHLGLSGTVRASFSLYNTLDDVDAFLLALTGIVNGEFDAVPQSKEVKADSAFFNQLEGEDAAEFTKNQIFQTITNARSWQEKYLHIMTLGKKLPPLPETMRTEESRLHGCESTVWLHHFYDEQSMKLFFAADSDARVIRGLIAIVISVFNGCTPKDISRFDIDGWFASLDLYNHLSPSRGNGLRAIIEEIRSIAHRFE, encoded by the coding sequence ATGAACCTGAAAAAGCAGTTTCCCATTCTGGAACAGCGTGCCCATGGCCATCCGTTGGTGTATTTGGATAATGCTGCCACCACCCAGAAACCTTTCCCGGTCATTGAGGCCATAGATCGCTTTTATCGGGAAGCCAATGCCAATGTCCATCGAGCGTCACACTACCTGAGTGCTCGCTCAACCCATGCTTTTGAGGACGCGAGGGAGGAGGTCAAGCATTTCCTGAATGCCGCCAGTTCTGATGAAATTATCTGGACGCGGGGCGCGACAGAAGCTCTGAATCTGGTCGCTCAAAGTTGGGGCAGAAGTCAGTTGCAGCCGGGCGATGAAATTCTGCTTTCGGCCATGGAGCATCATGCCAATATTGTGCCCTGGCAGCTGGTCGCCGAACAAACAGGCGCTGTGATCAAAGTCATCAGTGTCACCAGGCAGGGAGAGCTTGATAGCAACAGTTTTCGTGAACAGTTGACGGACAGAACCAGGATTCTTGTTATTACCCATGTCTCCAACGCGATTGGAACAGTGAACCCGCTTCAAACCCTTATTCCTGAAGCCAAAGCCAGGGGCGCATTGGTGCTGGTGGATGGCGCCCAGGCAGTGGCGCACTCTTGCATTGACGTACAGAAACTTAACTGTGACTTCTATGTTTTTTCCGGCCATAAAGTATTTGGCCCAACCGGTATCGGTGTTTTATACGGTCGTAAAGCCTTACTGGAAGACATGCCACCCTGGCAGGCCGGGGGAGAAATGATTCGGAAGGTCAGTTTCAGCGGCACTTCGTTCAACGATTTACCCTTCAAATTCGAAGCGGGTACTCCCAATGTGTCGGGTGTGATCGGACTTGGGGAAGCCATCCGCTTTATGAGATCACTGGATATGAGAGAGGTCGCTGAGCATGAAGACAGGCTGAGAAGGAAAACGGAAGCAGGTCTGAGGAATATTCCCGGAGTCACGTTGGTGGGGGAAGCCAGAGAGAAAGTGTCTGTCGTCTCTTTTGTGGTCGAAGGGTTTCACAATCAGGATATTGGTCTATTGCTGGATCAACAGGGTATTGCCGTCAGGACTGGCCATCATTGCACCATGCCGTTGATGGAGCATCTGGGATTGTCAGGAACCGTCAGAGCTTCCTTTTCTCTCTATAACACACTTGATGATGTGGATGCCTTCCTGCTGGCACTGACCGGTATTGTGAACGGCGAGTTTGATGCTGTTCCCCAGAGCAAAGAGGTTAAAGCTGATTCAGCCTTCTTCAACCAGCTTGAAGGTGAAGATGCGGCCGAGTTTACGAAAAATCAGATTTTCCAGACAATCACCAATGCCCGAAGCTGGCAGGAAAAGTACCTTCATATTATGACGCTTGGCAAGAAACTGCCTCCCCTGCCAGAAACGATGAGAACCGAAGAGTCACGACTTCATGGCTGTGAAAGTACCGTCTGGTTGCATCATTTTTATGACGAGCAGTCCATGAAGCTGTTCTTCGCCGCGGATTCTGATGCCAGAGTGATCAGGGGGCTCATCGCTATCGTGATTTCCGTCTTTAACGGTTGTACACCAAAAGACATCAGTCGTTTTGATATCGATGGATGGTTTGCCAGTCTGGACCTGTACAACCATCTGAGCCCATCACGGGGCAATGGGCTAAGGGCGATTATAGAAGAGATCAGATCTATCGCTCACCGGTTTGAATAA
- the ilvG gene encoding acetolactate synthase 2 catalytic subunit → MNGANALVRNLSQRGIRHVFGYPGGTIMPVYDALLDSNIEHLLCRHEQGAAFAAIGYARASGKTGVCIATSGPGATNLITALSDAMLDSIPLVAITGQVPVAMMGTDAFQEIDILGMTLGCTKHSFLVTDPNDICETLNKAFDLAQSGRPGPVLVDLPKDIQQAEAHYAPPLNVIEERAADSYDKIETAISLLRKSNKPLAYIGGGAGMADAINELRTFLTETGLPSVCTLKGIGAVCPEDQGYLGMLGMHGTRAANLAVQECDLLIAIGARFDDRVTGKLESFAPDAKVIHLDIDPAEFGKRRLADVSLGGCLKKNLNSLTITLDQGDWLQHCIASRAACQWFYDKPGKDIFAPLLLKQLSEASSDNSVISCDVGQHQMWVAQHMSFSHPNNHLSSAGLGTMGFGLPAAIGAAISRPEDDVILVSGDGSFMMNVQELASIKRKQLPVKIVLLDNQRLGMVKQWQELFFDQRYSETDLSDNPDFVTLASAFGIEGRMITERHEVLPALQEMLLAPGPRMLHVCIDERENVWPLVPPGAANHEMMEARA, encoded by the coding sequence ATGAACGGCGCTAATGCACTGGTAAGAAATCTTTCCCAGCGCGGGATCCGGCATGTTTTCGGTTATCCCGGTGGCACAATCATGCCAGTGTATGACGCCCTTCTGGATTCCAATATTGAGCACCTTCTTTGCAGACATGAACAGGGAGCCGCTTTCGCTGCTATTGGTTATGCCAGAGCCAGTGGAAAAACCGGAGTCTGTATTGCTACTTCCGGTCCCGGCGCAACCAACCTGATCACCGCTTTATCTGACGCCATGCTGGACTCCATCCCTCTGGTAGCCATTACAGGTCAGGTACCTGTTGCCATGATGGGAACGGATGCCTTCCAGGAAATCGATATTCTGGGTATGACACTGGGTTGCACCAAGCACAGTTTTCTGGTGACGGACCCGAATGATATCTGCGAAACCCTGAACAAAGCTTTCGATCTGGCTCAATCTGGCCGCCCGGGTCCTGTTCTGGTTGACCTGCCAAAAGACATTCAGCAGGCAGAAGCTCACTATGCACCACCGCTCAACGTGATAGAAGAGAGAGCTGCCGACAGTTATGACAAGATTGAAACAGCCATCTCATTGCTCCGCAAGAGCAACAAGCCCCTTGCTTATATCGGTGGCGGAGCAGGAATGGCTGATGCGATAAACGAACTCAGGACATTCCTGACAGAAACCGGTCTTCCCAGTGTTTGCACTTTGAAGGGTATCGGAGCGGTTTGTCCTGAGGACCAGGGCTACCTCGGTATGCTGGGCATGCATGGAACCCGGGCTGCCAATCTGGCCGTGCAGGAATGCGACTTGCTGATAGCCATCGGAGCCCGCTTTGATGACCGGGTCACAGGCAAGCTTGAGAGCTTTGCCCCCGATGCGAAAGTCATCCATCTCGATATTGACCCGGCAGAATTTGGTAAGCGTCGCCTGGCTGATGTCAGCCTCGGTGGTTGCCTAAAGAAGAATCTCAACAGCCTGACCATTACGTTAGATCAGGGAGACTGGTTACAACACTGTATAGCCAGCCGCGCTGCCTGCCAGTGGTTTTATGACAAACCCGGTAAGGATATCTTTGCGCCTCTGCTTCTGAAACAGTTATCTGAAGCCTCCAGCGATAACTCTGTCATCAGTTGTGATGTGGGTCAGCACCAGATGTGGGTAGCCCAGCACATGAGCTTCTCTCATCCCAACAACCATCTCTCCAGCGCCGGGCTTGGCACCATGGGCTTTGGCCTGCCGGCAGCGATAGGCGCAGCCATTTCAAGACCGGAAGACGATGTGATACTGGTTTCCGGGGATGGCTCTTTCATGATGAATGTACAGGAGCTGGCTTCGATCAAAAGAAAACAGCTCCCCGTCAAAATTGTCTTACTCGACAATCAGCGGCTGGGCATGGTGAAGCAATGGCAGGAACTCTTCTTTGACCAGCGCTACAGTGAAACTGACCTTTCGGACAATCCTGATTTTGTTACGCTGGCCAGTGCATTTGGCATTGAAGGCAGAATGATTACCGAAAGACATGAGGTGCTCCCGGCCCTGCAAGAAATGCTTCTGGCTCCGGGGCCAAGAATGCTTCATGTCTGTATTGATGAGCGAGAAAACGTCTGGCCCCTGGTACCACCCGGCGCCGCCAACCACGAAATGATGGAGGCAAGAGCATGA
- the flgC gene encoding flagellar basal body rod protein FlgC — protein sequence MKLDNLYEISGSALNAQMVRLNTIASNLANISSAGSTPEEAYRPVKPVFSAIYKQAVGENKGAALVQVDDVLEMPPSAKNKRYEPDNPLADQEGYVFYPDINVMQEMADMLSATRSYQSSMEVMVSAKKLQQRLLSLGE from the coding sequence ATGAAACTGGACAACCTCTATGAAATATCCGGTTCGGCACTGAATGCTCAGATGGTTCGTCTTAATACCATTGCCAGTAATCTGGCTAATATCTCCAGTGCAGGCAGCACGCCTGAAGAAGCTTACCGTCCTGTCAAACCTGTTTTTTCAGCCATTTACAAGCAGGCTGTTGGCGAAAATAAGGGAGCTGCCCTGGTGCAGGTTGATGATGTTTTGGAAATGCCACCGAGTGCTAAAAACAAACGATACGAGCCTGATAACCCTCTGGCTGACCAAGAGGGTTATGTTTTCTATCCCGATATCAATGTGATGCAGGAAATGGCTGACATGCTGTCAGCCACTCGCAGCTACCAGAGCAGTATGGAAGTTATGGTTAGCGCCAAGAAATTGCAGCAACGATTGCTGTCACTTGGTGAGTAA
- a CDS encoding bile acid:sodium symporter family protein: protein MLLNTMTRLFPLWAVIFSTLAYFFPESFDHLGYLITPGLSLIMLFMGLTLSVTDFARIKNRLPALSAGVILQFGIMPFAGLLIAQFLSLPADLTIGMILAGSVAGGTASNVLCYLARGDVALSISMTAASTLIGAFATPLLISLLAHQYIEVEPLAMMWSLARIVVLPVALGVLINHFCHGFVQKLNPLFPVCSMASILLVIAVVVASNAQELPEIGLITILAVALHNGTGLSLGYLAAHLSGFDRKTCKTVAIEVGMQNSGLAVVLATKFFMPAAALPATFFSIWHNITGSVLAAWWAKKDTVIQTGER from the coding sequence ATGCTTTTGAATACGATGACACGACTTTTTCCTTTGTGGGCGGTTATCTTTTCAACCTTGGCTTATTTCTTCCCCGAAAGCTTTGACCACCTTGGTTACCTGATTACTCCCGGACTCAGCCTGATCATGTTGTTTATGGGACTGACCTTATCAGTGACCGACTTCGCCCGAATCAAAAATCGTTTACCCGCACTCTCTGCAGGAGTGATTCTGCAATTTGGCATCATGCCTTTTGCCGGGTTATTGATTGCACAATTTCTGAGTCTTCCTGCCGATCTGACAATAGGCATGATTCTGGCGGGCAGTGTTGCCGGGGGGACCGCTTCTAACGTGCTGTGTTATCTGGCCAGGGGCGATGTTGCACTGTCCATTTCAATGACCGCTGCATCAACCCTGATAGGCGCTTTCGCTACCCCCTTGTTAATCAGTCTGCTTGCCCACCAGTATATTGAAGTGGAGCCACTGGCAATGATGTGGAGCTTGGCCAGGATAGTTGTTTTACCAGTGGCACTGGGGGTTCTGATCAATCATTTCTGCCATGGTTTTGTGCAAAAACTGAACCCCCTGTTTCCCGTCTGTTCCATGGCTAGCATCCTTCTGGTCATTGCCGTCGTCGTGGCGTCTAATGCTCAGGAGCTGCCAGAAATTGGACTCATTACCATTCTGGCAGTGGCTTTGCACAATGGCACAGGACTGAGTCTGGGTTATCTGGCAGCACATCTGTCAGGCTTTGACCGGAAAACCTGCAAGACCGTCGCCATTGAAGTCGGGATGCAGAACTCCGGTCTGGCCGTTGTTCTGGCTACCAAATTCTTTATGCCTGCCGCCGCCCTGCCGGCTACATTCTTCAGCATCTGGCATAACATCACAGGCTCTGTTCTGGCGGCCTGGTGGGCAAAGAAAGATACCGTTATTCAAACCGGTGAGCGATAG
- the flgE gene encoding flagellar hook protein FlgE, with amino-acid sequence MSFRIGLTGLNAAQQDLEIVSNNIANSNTIGFKGSRAEFSDVYASSIGGGNGQVAGVEVASISQQFSQGSITSTDNALDMAVNGQGFFVVNDNGQMNYTRAGFFQLDANNNVVNNKGLRLQGYSADASGNVLAGTQTDLKINQTSIPAQATTDVVTLANLDARTDAITPAVAIDPTNRSTFNSTMAFNVNDSLGGSHTVSMYFAKTADNAWNIEYYFDGQGPDLTQPVTFNNDGTLATPVGGAVTLGIPAGDARLSGADAMSFNIDFSDFTQLGTDSSVNRVTQNGFPPGSLNGIQITADGILQALYSNGQTQVQGQIVLADFANDSGLIPMGDSLWQSSFASGNAALGIPGAGVMGSLESGALEQSNVDISLQLVRLIEAQSNYQANAKTIETSNNLTQALMNII; translated from the coding sequence ATGTCGTTTAGAATCGGGTTGACCGGATTAAATGCTGCACAGCAGGATCTGGAAATAGTCAGTAATAATATCGCCAACAGTAATACTATTGGCTTTAAAGGTTCCCGTGCAGAATTTTCTGATGTTTATGCCTCTTCAATAGGTGGCGGTAATGGTCAGGTAGCAGGTGTTGAGGTGGCATCTATCAGCCAGCAGTTCTCACAGGGCAGTATCACTTCAACAGATAATGCGCTTGATATGGCGGTTAATGGTCAGGGTTTTTTTGTCGTAAATGACAATGGCCAAATGAATTACACCAGAGCCGGTTTCTTCCAGTTAGATGCCAATAATAATGTGGTCAATAATAAGGGCCTGAGGCTTCAGGGGTATTCAGCGGATGCATCAGGCAACGTACTGGCTGGTACCCAGACTGACCTGAAAATCAACCAGACCTCTATACCCGCCCAGGCTACTACCGATGTGGTGACGCTTGCCAATCTGGATGCCAGAACGGATGCCATCACGCCTGCTGTGGCAATAGACCCAACCAACCGGTCTACCTTTAATTCCACCATGGCATTTAATGTTAATGACAGTCTGGGTGGATCGCACACCGTCAGTATGTATTTTGCAAAGACTGCAGATAACGCCTGGAACATTGAATATTATTTTGATGGGCAGGGGCCGGACCTGACTCAGCCGGTCACATTTAATAACGATGGAACACTGGCAACCCCTGTTGGCGGCGCGGTAACGCTGGGTATTCCAGCCGGGGATGCGCGACTGTCCGGTGCTGACGCGATGAGCTTCAATATCGATTTTTCAGATTTCACTCAGTTGGGCACTGACTCATCGGTAAACCGGGTAACCCAGAATGGTTTTCCTCCGGGCTCACTCAACGGTATTCAGATTACTGCAGACGGTATTCTTCAGGCTCTTTACTCCAACGGACAAACCCAGGTTCAGGGGCAGATCGTTCTGGCCGATTTTGCTAACGACAGTGGTTTGATTCCAATGGGGGACAGCCTCTGGCAATCAAGCTTTGCTTCAGGTAATGCTGCTTTGGGTATTCCGGGAGCGGGTGTTATGGGTTCCCTGGAGTCAGGAGCACTGGAACAATCCAATGTCGACATCTCTTTGCAACTGGTGCGTTTGATTGAGGCCCAGAGTAACTATCAGGCCAATGCCAAAACCATTGAAACCAGTAACAATCTTACTCAGGCACTGATGAATATTATCTAA
- a CDS encoding BamA/TamA family outer membrane protein produces MTAGLQSVFAAEPASEEYDFAGVPFLFSSEDWGTALGGAGLIKGIGQPQASLFGTAIASSNGSAMAYAGLYNLITPGFDQMLVSVNALYGDYKRSNYYLTGNPDFSEEQAGSNESSKENFITPGSIEQSYSARFKYILPIAEGRNGALSSLKQDALGNAAAGKVWNPLTSGISSFEIQPFYESLELEDHSTDSADKAAGIKLTLDYDNRNASQLPTRGSQTTFTYTKDWGSESRVDWTTWQFEFSKFFNLGSNDYLDQQVIALNAWLADTPTWNDTTDVNGVEEYKRPPSFAGISLGGWDKLRGYNNERFHGRSAVSYSLEYRAVPLWQPLENLPFIGPLYDIPWWQWTLFLDAGRVADDFDLRELHTDMKYSVGGGVRFKVEGVTVRTEIASSKEDNRLRIFINQPF; encoded by the coding sequence TTGACTGCTGGACTTCAAAGCGTGTTTGCTGCGGAGCCTGCAAGTGAAGAATACGACTTTGCCGGAGTCCCCTTCCTGTTCAGTTCTGAAGACTGGGGCACTGCTTTGGGTGGTGCCGGACTTATTAAAGGCATTGGACAACCACAAGCCTCTCTGTTCGGAACCGCCATCGCCTCCAGCAATGGCTCTGCGATGGCCTATGCCGGTCTTTATAACCTCATCACTCCCGGTTTTGATCAGATGCTGGTGAGTGTCAATGCGCTTTATGGTGATTACAAACGGTCCAATTATTATTTGACCGGCAACCCTGACTTTTCCGAGGAGCAAGCAGGCAGCAATGAGTCGAGCAAGGAAAACTTCATAACTCCCGGCAGTATTGAACAAAGCTATTCAGCCCGTTTCAAATACATTTTGCCCATTGCAGAAGGTCGAAATGGTGCACTGTCCAGCCTGAAACAGGATGCACTGGGCAATGCTGCTGCGGGTAAAGTCTGGAACCCTCTGACATCCGGCATCAGCTCTTTCGAAATTCAGCCTTTTTACGAAAGTCTGGAACTTGAAGACCACTCAACAGATTCTGCAGACAAGGCTGCCGGTATCAAGCTCACTCTGGATTACGACAATCGTAACGCCAGTCAATTGCCGACCCGCGGCAGTCAGACAACCTTCACTTACACCAAAGACTGGGGTAGCGAAAGCCGTGTAGACTGGACAACCTGGCAATTTGAGTTCAGTAAGTTCTTTAACCTGGGTAGCAATGACTATCTTGATCAGCAGGTCATCGCATTGAACGCCTGGCTGGCTGATACGCCCACCTGGAACGACACTACCGATGTCAATGGCGTTGAAGAGTACAAGCGCCCCCCTTCTTTTGCCGGGATCTCCCTGGGAGGCTGGGATAAGCTGAGAGGATACAACAACGAGCGTTTCCATGGCCGATCAGCAGTGTCTTATAGTCTGGAGTATCGAGCTGTTCCCCTCTGGCAGCCACTTGAAAATCTGCCTTTCATCGGACCTCTGTACGATATTCCCTGGTGGCAATGGACCCTGTTTCTTGATGCTGGCCGCGTTGCAGACGACTTCGACCTGAGAGAACTCCACACCGATATGAAATACAGCGTGGGTGGCGGTGTCCGCTTTAAGGTGGAAGGGGTCACTGTAAGAACTGAAATCGCCAGCAGTAAAGAAGACAACCGGCTTCGAATCTTTATTAACCAGCCCTTCTGA
- a CDS encoding LysR family transcriptional regulator: MNLSRLNLNLLPGLKALLDTQSVSKAAQVMCVTQSAMSRTLAQLREALNDPILVRKGNRIFLSEKAMSLHEDVNRVVTEASSIFENQQFYIATTQRHFRIASGHTVLERILPEVLQKIWAVAPGLTFELQAINPAVDVAAGKLDLSIGYMGARQEGLSSFSLMKDRMCLILCENHPLAYESFSEEALKSFSFVVQRDNINLHQQSEINHFLSKVQVKTWSPGLSVSLALIKGTDCVLMAPASLSMFIDDLSGYVIRDCPKIIPQVSFDIVWPEYWEMNRAHRWMREFISDALLEHIRSKELYMFTNESEESRKRPGARLS; this comes from the coding sequence ATGAACCTTTCCAGACTGAACCTGAACCTGCTGCCCGGCCTGAAAGCCCTGCTGGACACCCAGAGTGTTTCCAAAGCAGCACAGGTGATGTGTGTTACCCAGTCTGCCATGAGTCGAACTCTGGCCCAGTTGCGGGAAGCATTGAATGACCCGATTCTGGTGAGAAAAGGCAATCGGATTTTCTTGTCCGAGAAAGCTATGTCACTGCATGAAGATGTGAACAGAGTAGTCACGGAAGCGAGCAGTATTTTTGAAAACCAGCAGTTTTATATTGCAACCACCCAGCGACATTTCCGGATTGCTTCGGGGCACACGGTGCTGGAGCGGATTCTGCCAGAAGTACTGCAGAAAATATGGGCGGTGGCACCCGGGCTGACCTTTGAGTTGCAGGCCATTAATCCCGCTGTTGATGTAGCAGCTGGAAAGCTGGATCTGTCCATTGGCTATATGGGCGCCCGGCAAGAAGGATTATCCAGTTTTTCACTGATGAAAGATCGGATGTGCCTGATTCTTTGTGAAAACCATCCCTTGGCCTATGAGTCTTTTTCAGAGGAGGCTCTGAAGTCTTTTTCCTTTGTAGTGCAACGGGATAATATCAATCTGCATCAACAGAGCGAGATCAACCATTTCCTGAGTAAGGTTCAGGTGAAAACCTGGTCGCCCGGTCTTTCGGTCAGCCTGGCGTTAATCAAGGGAACAGACTGTGTGCTCATGGCTCCGGCTTCACTGTCCATGTTCATAGACGATCTATCAGGCTATGTGATTCGCGATTGCCCTAAAATTATTCCGCAAGTCAGCTTCGATATTGTCTGGCCTGAGTATTGGGAGATGAACAGGGCGCATCGTTGGATGAGGGAGTTCATCAGCGATGCACTGCTGGAACATATCCGCAGCAAAGAGCTGTATATGTTTACCAATGAGTCAGAAGAAAGTCGGAAAAGGCCAGGTGCTCGCCTTTCCTGA
- the ilvM gene encoding acetolactate synthase 2 small subunit, producing MSDSKTHFSLTIQCHKKPEVMERLLRVIRHRGFDLESLSMSSSECGKMVSAALDVSGERPVETLTRQIAKLYDVLQVSQPPKTEAIPRESII from the coding sequence ATGAGCGATTCCAAAACCCACTTCTCTCTGACCATCCAGTGTCATAAAAAACCAGAGGTGATGGAGAGACTCCTGCGGGTAATCAGACACCGGGGATTTGACCTCGAGAGCCTATCCATGAGCAGCTCCGAGTGTGGGAAAATGGTTTCTGCTGCACTTGATGTCTCCGGTGAGCGCCCCGTTGAGACGCTCACCCGTCAGATAGCAAAGTTATATGATGTTCTTCAGGTGAGCCAGCCCCCGAAAACGGAAGCAATCCCCCGGGAAAGTATCATTTGA
- the flgB gene encoding flagellar basal body rod protein FlgB yields MAISFESALGVHPQALAFRGVRAEVIAGNLANIDTPGFKARDVEFKTILNGQLSGDSTTDGRHLEMPATEQNNSMLYRIPFHQTTDGNSVELGVEQASFSQNAMDFQTSLIFLRKKLGSLEQAIKGGR; encoded by the coding sequence ATGGCCATCAGTTTTGAATCTGCGTTGGGTGTTCATCCCCAGGCACTGGCGTTTCGGGGAGTCCGTGCTGAAGTAATTGCCGGAAACCTGGCAAACATTGATACACCGGGATTTAAAGCCCGGGATGTAGAGTTTAAAACCATCTTGAATGGGCAACTTTCCGGAGATTCCACCACCGACGGCAGGCATCTGGAAATGCCAGCCACTGAGCAAAACAATTCAATGTTGTATCGCATTCCATTCCATCAAACCACCGATGGCAACTCGGTAGAATTGGGCGTTGAGCAGGCATCCTTCTCTCAGAATGCTATGGACTTTCAAACCAGTCTTATTTTTCTCCGTAAAAAGCTCGGCTCCCTCGAGCAGGCTATTAAAGGAGGTCGATAA